In Pseudomonas sp. GCEP-101, one DNA window encodes the following:
- a CDS encoding DUF3302 domain-containing protein — translation MLDYFALGVLIFVGLVLFYGIIVLHDIPYEIAVHRNHPHQDAIHAAGWVSLFTLHALWPFLWIWAMLYREDRGWGFHHGKTPAQEAEYLEQQLAELRQRLDVLEGRTGAPAAPATTQPGGEG, via the coding sequence ATGCTTGACTATTTTGCGCTGGGGGTACTGATCTTCGTCGGATTGGTATTGTTCTACGGGATCATCGTGCTGCACGACATTCCCTACGAGATCGCGGTACACCGTAATCATCCCCACCAGGACGCGATCCACGCGGCCGGCTGGGTGAGCCTGTTCACGCTGCATGCGCTGTGGCCGTTCCTGTGGATCTGGGCCATGTTGTACCGCGAGGACCGGGGCTGGGGCTTCCACCACGGCAAGACGCCGGCGCAGGAGGCCGAGTACCTGGAGCAGCAACTGGCCGAGCTCCGCCAGCGCCTGGACGTGCTGGAGGGCCGCACCGGCGCGCCCGCCGCACCGGCAACCACTCAACCGGGCGGGGAGGGCTGA